One stretch of Flavobacterium sp. 9 DNA includes these proteins:
- a CDS encoding response regulator transcription factor, with amino-acid sequence MENNNKRILLVEDDLNFGAVLKDYLMLNDFEVTLAKNGMEGFEKFKKDVYDLCILDVMMPYKDGYTLAKEIREKNSEVPIIFLTAKSMKEDVLKGYKAGADDYLNKPFDSEVLLMKIKAIIQRKSADTKAEQVQFEFNIGKFHLNSKLRFLTFENEEPIKLSPKENELLKMLILHENDLMPRELALTKIWRDDNYFTSRSMDVYIAKLRKYLKADEDVEILNIHGEGFRLVVKSKVTE; translated from the coding sequence ATGGAAAATAATAACAAAAGAATACTTTTAGTAGAAGATGACCTTAATTTTGGGGCAGTTCTTAAAGATTATCTAATGTTAAATGACTTTGAAGTTACTTTAGCTAAAAACGGTATGGAAGGTTTCGAGAAATTCAAGAAAGATGTATATGATTTATGTATTCTTGACGTAATGATGCCTTATAAAGATGGTTATACTTTAGCCAAAGAAATTAGAGAGAAAAATAGCGAAGTGCCAATTATCTTTTTAACGGCAAAATCTATGAAAGAAGATGTGCTAAAAGGATATAAAGCCGGAGCTGATGATTACTTGAATAAACCTTTTGATTCAGAAGTTTTATTGATGAAAATCAAAGCAATCATTCAAAGAAAATCTGCTGATACAAAAGCAGAACAAGTGCAATTTGAGTTTAATATTGGTAAATTTCACCTAAATTCTAAACTTAGATTCTTAACATTCGAAAATGAAGAGCCAATAAAATTATCTCCAAAAGAGAATGAATTACTTAAAATGTTAATTCTTCACGAAAATGATTTAATGCCAAGAGAATTAGCATTAACAAAAATCTGGAGAGATGACAACTACTTTACTTCAAGAAGTATGGACGTTTACATCGCTAAACTTAGAAAATACCTAAAAGCAGATGAAGATGTTGAAATCCTTAACATTCACGGAGAAGGATTTAGATTAGTTGTTAAAAGTAAAGTTACAGAATAA
- a CDS encoding glycosyltransferase family 2 protein, which yields MIFSLIIPVYNRPDEVDELLESLSKSDYNEAFEIVLVEDGSSIPCKDVVMTYQGKLNISYYFKENSGPGDSRNFGMQKARGDYFIIFDSDCIIPSNYLTEVRKALDQEYVDCFGGPDRALDSFSSIQKAINFAMTSFLTTGGIRGGSEKINKFQPRSFNMGISKKAFEASKGFGDIHPGEDPDLSIRLWNLGFETRLFSEAYVYHKRRIDWEKFSIQVHKFGIARPILNSWYPEHNKLTFFFPTFFILGLLLAFLLLIFNFDILLQLYFVYFVIIFLTASIQNKSIKIGYLSVIAVWKQFYGYGTGFLESFIKIILLKKKPQEAFPRMFFKI from the coding sequence ATGATTTTTTCTTTAATTATACCCGTGTATAATCGTCCAGATGAAGTAGATGAACTTTTAGAAAGTCTCTCAAAATCTGATTATAATGAAGCTTTTGAAATTGTTCTAGTCGAAGATGGATCATCAATTCCGTGTAAAGACGTCGTGATGACCTATCAGGGAAAATTGAATATTTCATATTACTTTAAGGAAAATTCAGGACCTGGAGATTCCAGAAACTTCGGGATGCAAAAGGCGAGAGGAGATTACTTTATTATTTTTGACTCAGATTGTATTATTCCGTCTAACTATTTAACAGAAGTTAGAAAAGCCTTAGATCAGGAATATGTTGATTGTTTTGGAGGTCCGGACAGAGCATTAGATAGCTTTTCGAGTATTCAGAAAGCAATTAATTTTGCAATGACATCTTTCTTGACAACTGGAGGAATTCGTGGTGGTTCTGAGAAAATTAATAAGTTTCAGCCAAGAAGTTTCAATATGGGGATTTCAAAAAAGGCTTTTGAGGCTTCAAAAGGGTTTGGAGATATTCATCCGGGAGAAGATCCGGATTTATCAATTCGATTATGGAATTTAGGATTTGAAACCAGATTGTTTTCAGAAGCCTACGTTTATCATAAACGAAGAATTGACTGGGAAAAATTCTCAATACAAGTACATAAATTTGGAATCGCCAGACCTATTCTTAATAGCTGGTATCCGGAACATAATAAATTAACCTTCTTTTTTCCGACGTTTTTTATCCTCGGATTATTATTAGCTTTTTTACTATTAATTTTCAATTTTGATATATTATTACAATTATATTTTGTATATTTCGTTATAATTTTTCTTACAGCTAGTATTCAAAATAAAAGCATTAAAATAGGATATCTTTCTGTAATTGCAGTTTGGAAACAATTTTATGGTTATGGAACGGGATTTTTAGAATCATTCATAAAAATCATCCTTTTAAAGAAAAAACCGCAAGAGGCGTTTCCTCGTATGTTTTTTAAGATATAG
- a CDS encoding sensor histidine kinase KdpD, translated as MNKLFFRILVLLMSLSLIGIILVQVYWFNSSFKNNDEQFKYHVTQVIGNVADKLEQQEEYSFYDKWNRLKDSTGKIPKKEDLLEVLYVQRNTKTNKTIVYSNTLTSEDYDISGSLFNKKFSSERFKNFSSKRVTEVYNNNNNIDNSTLGQSLIPDLRVEKSGSLDLLNKVQMEISIKDFADALPIDERISKIKLQNLLKKELEEYGVKTKFEFGVLNSGLSTKIKSDGFHYDKDASYHVPIFTDNEGSSRYELYITFPHKKKFLLSELLSITILSIIFTLIIIVAYTSALNQLIRQKHISEIKTDFINNMTHEFKTPIATINLALDAIRNPKIIEDKEKVFRYLQMIRDENKRMHAQVENVLRISKLEKRELDITKEPTVIHDIIDDAIEHVNLILEDRQGTVVKHFNAARTTCLINEVHFTNVLVNILENAIKYSPDAPEIEIFTENVKDMILIKVKDNGLGMSKIAQKRVFEKFYREHTGDLHNVKGHGLGLAYVKRIVEDHNGQVYVESEKGKGSTFIIKIPLIN; from the coding sequence ATGAATAAATTATTTTTTAGAATACTTGTTTTACTGATGAGTTTGTCCTTAATAGGGATTATTCTGGTTCAAGTATATTGGTTCAATTCTTCGTTCAAAAATAATGACGAGCAATTTAAATACCACGTTACCCAAGTAATCGGTAATGTTGCTGATAAACTTGAGCAGCAAGAAGAGTATAGTTTTTATGATAAATGGAATCGTTTAAAAGACAGTACTGGTAAAATTCCAAAGAAAGAAGATTTACTTGAAGTACTATATGTACAAAGAAATACCAAGACAAATAAAACGATCGTTTATTCTAACACACTTACATCTGAAGATTATGATATAAGTGGTTCACTTTTCAATAAAAAGTTTAGCAGCGAAAGATTTAAAAATTTTAGTTCAAAAAGAGTAACTGAAGTTTATAACAATAATAACAATATTGATAATAGTACTTTAGGACAAAGTCTAATTCCGGATTTAAGAGTCGAAAAATCAGGTAGTTTAGATCTTTTGAATAAAGTTCAAATGGAAATTTCGATAAAGGATTTTGCAGATGCATTGCCAATCGACGAAAGAATTTCTAAGATTAAATTGCAAAACCTTCTAAAGAAAGAATTAGAAGAATACGGTGTAAAAACCAAATTTGAATTCGGAGTTCTTAATAGTGGTTTGTCGACAAAAATAAAGTCAGATGGATTTCACTATGATAAAGATGCAAGTTATCATGTACCGATATTCACGGATAATGAAGGAAGCAGTAGATATGAATTATATATAACGTTTCCTCATAAAAAGAAATTTTTACTTTCTGAATTGTTGAGTATCACTATATTATCGATAATATTTACATTGATTATAATAGTTGCCTATACAAGTGCATTGAATCAATTGATACGTCAAAAACATATTTCTGAAATCAAGACTGATTTTATTAATAATATGACACATGAGTTTAAAACTCCAATTGCAACAATAAATTTAGCACTCGATGCGATTAGAAATCCTAAGATTATTGAAGATAAGGAGAAAGTTTTTCGATACCTTCAAATGATTCGGGACGAAAATAAAAGAATGCATGCTCAGGTTGAAAACGTTCTTCGTATCTCTAAATTAGAAAAAAGAGAACTTGATATAACAAAAGAACCAACTGTAATTCATGATATTATTGATGATGCAATTGAGCACGTAAACTTAATTTTGGAAGACAGACAAGGTACAGTTGTAAAACACTTTAATGCAGCAAGAACAACGTGTTTGATTAACGAAGTGCATTTTACAAACGTATTGGTAAATATTTTAGAAAACGCTATAAAATATTCACCTGATGCTCCTGAAATTGAAATTTTTACAGAAAATGTCAAAGACATGATTCTGATAAAAGTAAAAGATAATGGTCTTGGTATGAGTAAGATAGCTCAAAAACGAGTTTTTGAAAAGTTTTACAGAGAACATACTGGAGATTTACATAATGTAAAAGGACACGGTTTAGGTCTTGCTTATGTAAAAAGAATCGTAGAAGATCATAATGGACAAGTATATGTTGAAAGCGAAAAAGGAAAAGGTAGCACCTTTATAATAAAAATACCATTAATAAATTAA
- the coaE gene encoding dephospho-CoA kinase (Dephospho-CoA kinase (CoaE) performs the final step in coenzyme A biosynthesis.), producing MTKVIGLTGGIGSGKTTIANYFATMGVPVYIADDEAKKVMQSQSIVNEIKTTFGEALFENDILNRAELAEIVFNNADQLAKLNTIVHPAVKKDFEIWLSEHKKYQYVVYEAAILFESGRYKDCDVIVTVTAPEEIRIERVLKRDNTTREQVLSRIKMQWNDEKRISLSNFVINNSNLKIAKEEVVKILKILNIKQNQS from the coding sequence ATGACAAAAGTTATTGGCTTAACAGGTGGAATAGGAAGTGGCAAAACAACTATTGCAAACTATTTTGCAACAATGGGAGTTCCGGTCTACATTGCTGATGATGAAGCCAAAAAAGTAATGCAATCTCAAAGTATTGTCAATGAAATAAAGACAACATTTGGAGAAGCCCTTTTTGAAAATGATATTTTGAACAGAGCAGAACTGGCTGAAATTGTTTTTAATAATGCGGATCAATTAGCAAAATTAAATACAATTGTGCATCCGGCTGTAAAGAAGGATTTTGAAATTTGGTTATCAGAACATAAAAAATATCAATATGTGGTGTACGAAGCCGCAATTTTGTTTGAAAGTGGTCGTTATAAAGATTGCGATGTTATTGTAACAGTTACTGCCCCGGAAGAAATTAGAATTGAAAGAGTTCTAAAGCGAGATAATACCACACGTGAACAGGTTTTAAGCAGGATAAAAATGCAGTGGAATGACGAAAAACGAATTTCCTTAAGCAATTTTGTAATTAATAACAGTAATCTTAAAATTGCTAAAGAAGAAGTTGTTAAAATTCTTAAAATTTTAAATATAAAACAAAATCAGTCTTAA
- a CDS encoding DUF4835 family protein: MNKIVTFLVFFIFGFTQAQQLNCTVTINTERLPNPNQQVFKTLQTSLAEFVNKTDWTGSVLKQNERINCSMYITLSSNSSDQFSGTIQVQSSRLIFNSTYSSPVLNYNDKDFNFRYTEYEPLLFNPTTFDSNLVSVVSFYSYLILGMDADTFQMGAGNQYLETAQNIANVAQQGGSKGWSQSDGVQNRYYLINDMISPMYSDLRQVMYAYHTGLDLMSQDLKASKEKIKDALLIIGRFNTVKPNAFLTRVFFDAKSDEIVSIFSGGPSIPVTDLTDVLNKVSPLNSTKWSQIKF, encoded by the coding sequence ATGAATAAAATAGTTACATTCTTAGTTTTCTTTATTTTTGGCTTTACGCAGGCACAACAGCTAAATTGTACTGTAACTATTAACACAGAAAGATTACCAAATCCTAATCAGCAAGTTTTTAAAACGCTTCAGACTTCTTTGGCTGAATTTGTGAATAAAACAGATTGGACAGGATCAGTGCTAAAACAGAACGAACGTATTAATTGTTCAATGTATATTACATTGTCTTCTAATAGTTCAGATCAGTTTTCGGGAACAATCCAGGTGCAATCATCACGCTTGATTTTTAATTCTACTTATTCATCTCCTGTTTTAAATTATAACGATAAAGATTTTAATTTTAGATATACAGAATATGAGCCATTGTTGTTTAATCCGACAACATTTGATTCGAATTTAGTTTCTGTAGTTTCTTTTTACAGTTATTTAATTCTGGGAATGGATGCGGATACTTTTCAAATGGGGGCAGGAAATCAATATCTTGAAACCGCTCAGAATATTGCAAATGTTGCGCAACAAGGAGGGTCTAAAGGCTGGAGTCAATCTGATGGAGTTCAGAATCGTTACTACTTAATAAACGATATGATTTCTCCAATGTACAGCGATTTGCGTCAGGTAATGTATGCTTATCATACAGGTTTAGACTTGATGAGTCAGGATTTGAAAGCATCAAAAGAAAAAATAAAAGATGCGCTTCTTATTATTGGTCGATTTAATACTGTAAAACCCAATGCTTTTTTGACAAGAGTATTTTTTGATGCAAAATCAGACGAAATCGTTTCTATATTTTCAGGAGGTCCAAGTATTCCTGTTACAGATTTGACAGATGTTTTGAATAAAGTATCGCCATTGAATTCTACAAAATGGTCGCAAATTAAATTTTAA
- a CDS encoding RtcB family protein gives MGNKLSGKDLIKLGFPKNNSINIALGQINRYRKREKKESILTEAKEVLLHPEKFDGHGTWGKVAEGLINPVHVRMHQLKTTRVPFTIFGENEIDQQAKFQLYDSLKLPISIAGALMPDAHSGYGLPIGGVLATDNAVIPYGVGVDIGCRMSLSIFDLPASYFKGKEHQLQAILKDNTKFGMNETHTTKADHEVFYKSEFQDIPLLKNLLPKAYKQLGSSGGGNHFVEFGIAKIDNPENEWKLGAGEYFAVLSHSGSRGLGANIAKHYTYLATKQCPLPKNVQHLAWLDLNTHDGQEYWLAMNLAGEYAKACHDDIHRRIAKAIGKRVVVTIENHHNFAWKEMLNGQECIVHRKGATPAAEGQLGIIPGSMTAPGYIVKGKGNAESLNSASHGAGRLFSRAKCKANFTQSEIKKVLKANDVTLIGGNIDEAPMAYKDITKVMGNQTGLVEVLGTFTPKIVRMDR, from the coding sequence ATGGGAAATAAATTATCCGGAAAAGACCTGATTAAGTTAGGTTTTCCAAAAAACAATTCAATAAACATAGCCTTAGGGCAAATAAACAGATATAGAAAAAGAGAGAAAAAGGAATCCATTCTAACAGAAGCAAAAGAAGTTTTGCTTCATCCTGAAAAATTTGATGGACACGGAACATGGGGAAAAGTGGCAGAAGGTTTGATAAATCCCGTTCATGTAAGAATGCATCAGTTGAAAACTACCAGAGTTCCTTTTACCATTTTTGGAGAGAATGAAATCGATCAGCAGGCTAAGTTTCAGTTGTATGATTCTTTAAAATTGCCAATTTCAATTGCGGGAGCTTTAATGCCAGATGCGCATTCAGGTTATGGATTGCCAATTGGGGGAGTTTTAGCAACAGATAATGCCGTCATTCCGTACGGAGTTGGTGTTGATATTGGCTGCCGAATGAGTTTGTCAATTTTTGATTTACCAGCTTCCTATTTCAAAGGAAAAGAGCATCAATTGCAAGCAATTTTAAAAGATAATACCAAGTTTGGAATGAATGAAACTCACACTACAAAAGCGGATCATGAAGTTTTTTACAAAAGCGAATTTCAGGATATTCCGTTGCTAAAGAATCTTTTACCAAAAGCTTACAAACAATTAGGAAGTTCTGGCGGAGGAAATCATTTTGTAGAATTTGGAATCGCCAAAATTGATAATCCGGAGAATGAATGGAAACTTGGCGCAGGAGAGTATTTTGCCGTTTTATCACACAGTGGTTCTCGGGGTTTAGGCGCAAACATTGCGAAACATTATACGTATTTGGCAACTAAACAATGTCCGTTGCCAAAAAATGTTCAGCATTTGGCATGGTTGGATTTGAATACACACGATGGTCAGGAATATTGGCTGGCAATGAATTTAGCCGGAGAATATGCAAAAGCCTGTCACGACGATATTCATAGACGAATCGCTAAAGCAATTGGAAAAAGAGTTGTGGTTACGATTGAGAATCACCACAATTTTGCCTGGAAAGAAATGTTAAACGGGCAAGAATGTATTGTGCATAGAAAAGGTGCAACTCCTGCTGCTGAAGGTCAATTGGGTATTATTCCGGGATCGATGACTGCTCCGGGATATATTGTAAAAGGCAAAGGAAATGCTGAGAGTTTAAACTCGGCTTCACATGGAGCCGGAAGGTTATTTTCACGTGCTAAATGCAAAGCTAATTTTACGCAAAGTGAAATTAAAAAAGTGCTGAAAGCTAACGACGTAACCTTAATTGGCGGAAACATTGATGAAGCACCAATGGCTTACAAAGACATTACAAAAGTAATGGGAAATCAAACTGGTTTGGTTGAAGTTCTTGGAACTTTTACTCCAAAAATCGTTAGAATGGACCGATAA
- the prfH gene encoding peptide chain release factor H: MEKIIQITAGRGPAECTWVVAQVLKKVLDEAQEQQLETILLQREVGEENGTVETATISIKGKNAETFANSWIGTIQWIGQSQFRKMHKRKNWFSGIFEIEAQKNTSISENDIQYQAMRSSGAGGQHVNKVSSAIRATHIPTGIAVVSMDSRSQHQNKKLATERLLKKLEDETLQQLKNHVGKQWENQLNIQRGNPVRVFAGTDFKKNKVEKSYKGTRQKLKTDLRNENN, from the coding sequence ATGGAAAAAATAATACAGATAACAGCGGGTCGCGGACCAGCAGAATGCACTTGGGTTGTCGCCCAAGTGCTTAAAAAAGTTTTGGACGAAGCACAAGAACAACAGTTAGAAACTATTTTGCTGCAAAGAGAAGTTGGTGAAGAAAACGGAACAGTTGAAACGGCAACAATTTCTATAAAAGGTAAAAATGCTGAAACATTTGCAAATTCCTGGATCGGAACTATTCAGTGGATTGGTCAGAGTCAGTTTAGGAAAATGCACAAACGTAAAAATTGGTTTAGTGGCATTTTTGAGATTGAAGCGCAAAAGAATACATCGATTTCAGAAAATGATATCCAATATCAAGCGATGCGAAGTTCAGGCGCTGGCGGACAACACGTTAATAAAGTGAGTTCGGCTATTCGAGCAACTCATATTCCGACAGGAATTGCCGTTGTGTCGATGGACAGTCGATCACAACATCAAAACAAAAAACTGGCAACAGAAAGATTATTAAAAAAACTAGAAGACGAAACTTTGCAACAGCTTAAAAATCATGTTGGAAAACAATGGGAAAATCAACTGAATATTCAGCGTGGAAATCCTGTTAGAGTTTTTGCCGGAACTGATTTCAAAAAGAATAAAGTAGAGAAAAGTTACAAAGGAACTCGTCAGAAATTAAAAACCGATTTACGAAATGAAAACAATTGA
- the fabV gene encoding enoyl-ACP reductase FabV, with product MIIEPRMRGFICLTSHPKGAEQNVKNQIEYIKSKGPIAGAKKVLVIGASTGFGLASRITSAFGSDAATIGVFFEKPPVEGKTASPGWYNSAAFETEAHKAGLYAKSINGDAFSNEIKRETLDLIKADLGQVDLVIYSLASPVRQHPVTGVLHRSVLKPIGQTFTNKTVDFHTGKVSEVSIAPANEEDIENTVAVMGGEDWAMWIDALKAENLLADGATTVAYSYIGPSLTEAVYRKGTIGQAKDHLEATAFSITDSLESIGGKAYVSVNKALVTQASSAIPVIPLYISLLYKIMKEEGIHEGCIEQIQRLFQDRLYNGSEVPVDEKGRIRIDDWEMRDDVQEKVAKLWLEATTETLPAIGDLAGYRNDFLNLFGFEFAGVDYAAEANEVVNIESIK from the coding sequence ATGATTATAGAACCTAGAATGAGAGGATTTATTTGCTTGACATCTCACCCAAAAGGAGCCGAGCAAAATGTTAAAAATCAAATAGAATATATAAAATCAAAAGGTCCAATTGCCGGAGCAAAGAAAGTATTAGTTATCGGAGCTTCTACAGGATTTGGTTTAGCTTCAAGAATTACAAGCGCTTTTGGATCTGATGCTGCAACAATTGGAGTTTTCTTTGAAAAACCACCAGTTGAAGGTAAAACAGCTTCACCAGGATGGTATAATTCTGCAGCTTTTGAAACAGAAGCTCACAAAGCAGGTCTATATGCAAAAAGTATCAACGGAGATGCTTTTTCAAACGAAATAAAAAGAGAAACTTTAGATTTAATTAAAGCAGATTTAGGACAAGTTGATCTTGTAATTTACAGTTTAGCTTCTCCAGTGCGTCAACATCCTGTAACAGGAGTTTTGCACCGTTCAGTTTTAAAACCAATCGGACAAACTTTTACAAATAAAACAGTAGATTTCCATACCGGAAAAGTTTCTGAAGTTTCAATTGCTCCGGCAAACGAAGAAGATATTGAAAATACGGTTGCTGTAATGGGTGGTGAAGACTGGGCAATGTGGATTGATGCTTTAAAAGCAGAAAATTTATTGGCAGACGGAGCTACAACAGTTGCTTATTCTTATATCGGGCCATCATTGACAGAGGCAGTTTACCGTAAAGGTACAATTGGTCAGGCAAAAGATCATTTAGAAGCTACAGCATTCTCTATCACAGATAGTTTAGAATCAATTGGAGGAAAAGCTTACGTTTCTGTAAACAAAGCATTGGTTACACAAGCAAGTTCTGCGATTCCGGTTATTCCTTTATATATTTCTCTTTTATATAAAATTATGAAAGAAGAAGGAATTCACGAAGGTTGTATCGAGCAGATTCAACGTTTGTTTCAAGATAGATTATACAATGGATCAGAAGTTCCTGTTGATGAAAAAGGCAGAATCAGAATTGACGACTGGGAAATGCGTGATGATGTTCAGGAAAAAGTGGCTAAACTTTGGTTAGAAGCTACAACTGAAACATTACCTGCTATTGGTGATTTAGCTGGATATAGAAACGATTTCTTGAACCTTTTTGGATTTGAATTTGCAGGAGTTGATTATGCAGCAGAAGCAAATGAAGTTGTAAATATTGAAAGTATCAAATAA
- the recN gene encoding DNA repair protein RecN, with protein MITSLSIKNYALIEKLAIDFSKGFSIITGETGAGKSIILGAIGLVLGKRADLTSLKNKEEKCVIEAHFEISKYNLKEFFETNDLDYEDETIIRREILPSGKSRAFINDSPVNLQELQDLSLFLIDIHSQQQTQELSDESVQFKIIDAIANNGETIVSYQKLLKEYKTDKSKLNALLKKQSDSGKELEYNTFLLNELVVAKLKSGEQEELEADYEKLNNVEIIKESIDKSLVIANEEQFGVFHNLNEIKASLQKIATFSPEYQSLFERITSVAIEVDDVSRELQNASEKLLNDPAQLELVSQKLQLIYNLQKKHQVKTVDELLQIQADLENKVLELDNIEEEIAVLSKSIEQKTSELDAFSGTIHQERINAIPVLSNQLVSILETLGMPNVRFNMELLPSETYFNNGKDELQFLFSANKGTDFGLLKKVASGGEMSRIMLAVKAILAQYSKLPTLIFDEIDTGVSGEIAIRMGEIMKEMSGKMQIFAITHLPQIAAKGDSHFKVSKSTVDDDTQSELKLLSQEERVTEIAQMLSGAIVSDSALNHAKALLN; from the coding sequence ATGATTACTTCGCTGTCAATTAAAAATTATGCTCTAATTGAAAAACTTGCCATTGACTTTTCAAAAGGTTTTTCTATAATTACAGGTGAAACAGGTGCGGGGAAATCAATTATATTAGGTGCAATTGGACTTGTTTTAGGGAAAAGAGCCGATCTTACTTCATTAAAAAACAAAGAAGAAAAATGTGTAATTGAAGCGCATTTTGAAATTTCTAAATACAATCTAAAAGAATTTTTCGAAACCAACGATCTTGATTACGAAGATGAAACTATTATTAGACGCGAAATTTTGCCTTCGGGGAAATCTCGCGCATTTATAAATGATAGTCCTGTGAATCTTCAGGAATTACAAGATTTAAGTTTGTTTTTGATTGATATACATTCGCAACAGCAAACTCAGGAATTATCAGACGAAAGTGTTCAGTTTAAAATTATTGATGCAATTGCAAATAATGGAGAAACAATAGTATCATACCAAAAATTACTGAAAGAATATAAAACAGATAAAAGCAAACTGAATGCTTTGTTGAAGAAACAAAGTGATTCAGGAAAAGAATTGGAATACAATACTTTTCTATTGAATGAATTAGTTGTTGCTAAACTAAAATCTGGTGAGCAAGAAGAGCTGGAAGCTGATTATGAGAAACTGAATAATGTTGAGATTATTAAAGAATCAATTGATAAATCATTGGTAATTGCCAATGAAGAGCAATTTGGTGTTTTTCATAATCTAAATGAAATTAAAGCTTCTTTGCAAAAAATCGCGACATTTTCACCGGAATACCAAAGTTTATTCGAAAGAATAACAAGTGTAGCAATTGAAGTGGATGATGTTTCGAGAGAATTGCAAAATGCATCAGAAAAATTATTAAATGATCCGGCGCAATTAGAATTAGTAAGTCAGAAATTGCAATTAATTTATAATTTACAGAAAAAACATCAGGTTAAAACTGTAGATGAATTATTACAAATTCAGGCAGACTTAGAAAATAAAGTGCTGGAATTGGATAATATTGAAGAAGAAATAGCAGTTTTATCAAAATCAATAGAACAAAAAACTTCAGAATTAGATGCTTTTTCAGGAACAATTCATCAGGAAAGAATAAATGCAATTCCGGTTTTATCGAATCAATTAGTTTCAATATTGGAAACTTTAGGAATGCCAAATGTTCGTTTCAATATGGAATTATTGCCTTCTGAAACCTATTTCAATAATGGAAAAGATGAATTGCAATTTTTATTCTCTGCCAATAAAGGAACTGATTTTGGTTTATTGAAAAAAGTTGCTTCAGGAGGAGAAATGTCTCGTATAATGTTGGCTGTCAAAGCAATTTTGGCACAATATTCAAAATTACCAACCTTAATTTTTGATGAAATTGATACAGGAGTTTCAGGAGAAATTGCGATTAGAATGGGAGAGATCATGAAAGAAATGAGTGGAAAAATGCAAATCTTTGCCATTACGCATTTACCTCAAATAGCAGCAAAAGGAGATTCGCACTTTAAAGTTTCGAAATCTACAGTTGACGACGATACACAATCAGAGTTGAAACTTTTGTCTCAGGAAGAAAGAGTTACTGAAATTGCTCAAATGTTATCAGGAGCAATCGTGTCAGATTCGGCTTTAAATCATGCTAAAGCCTTGTTGAACTAA
- a CDS encoding acyl-[acyl-carrier-protein] thioesterase, producing the protein MPISPNFTSVLSKDWEINFTQCTPNGFLKYTDLCNILQLTAAAHSEVGGISFFDMQEFHQAWVLSRMRVEISALPKWQDVVTVKTWINSLENSRSVRALEMYVNGKKIVGCETYWAVFNTQARRPEPLALPYEHFELFPDNRATTEGFSKININHEKGAIFEKTVYLSDLDIVNHVNNVKYLEWCLDHVDEKRILKQEVKSFEMNFMKELSLKDNVVIHESEDDDHTTATFSITKNEKTCFALELHWK; encoded by the coding sequence ATGCCTATATCACCAAATTTCACATCGGTTTTAAGCAAAGACTGGGAAATCAATTTTACACAATGTACTCCAAATGGTTTTTTAAAATACACCGATTTATGTAATATTCTACAACTAACTGCTGCAGCACATTCAGAAGTTGGAGGCATTAGCTTTTTTGATATGCAGGAATTTCACCAGGCCTGGGTTTTAAGCAGAATGCGTGTTGAAATTTCAGCCTTACCGAAATGGCAAGATGTTGTAACCGTAAAAACATGGATCAATAGTTTAGAAAATTCCCGTTCTGTTCGTGCTCTTGAAATGTATGTAAATGGTAAAAAAATAGTAGGCTGCGAAACCTATTGGGCTGTATTTAATACTCAAGCGCGTCGCCCGGAACCATTGGCTTTGCCATACGAACATTTTGAATTATTTCCGGATAATAGAGCAACAACCGAAGGTTTTTCTAAGATAAACATCAATCACGAGAAAGGAGCTATTTTTGAAAAAACGGTTTATTTATCAGATTTAGATATTGTAAATCACGTAAATAATGTAAAATATTTAGAATGGTGTTTAGATCATGTAGATGAAAAACGAATTTTAAAACAAGAAGTAAAAAGTTTTGAAATGAATTTCATGAAAGAACTTTCACTAAAAGATAATGTAGTAATTCACGAAAGTGAAGACGACGATCATACTACGGCAACATTCAGTATTACAAAAAATGAGAAAACGTGTTTTGCATTAGAATTGCATTGGAAATAA